The proteins below come from a single Hyphomicrobium denitrificans ATCC 51888 genomic window:
- a CDS encoding lysylphosphatidylglycerol synthase domain-containing protein, which produces MSDETGQKRVARSGRVKTGVALCALAGIALAIVLVVYFGTAEVGDAFLAAGWQGLAAMTGLYLASVTLCAFAWQVLAVTPPGNAVAVFHWARLLRDSVANILAIIPGAGEAIAARELTVSGMKSGAAIATTVIDVTMEIVSQLFFTLLGLGFLAWIRPGEPLAWWALAGLAISAVAMAGFVAAQRSGLFQFLQSLPDKLGLTAPWSADDQSQNIHAAMEDIYRQPSRPIISTILHLVAWIVGAAEAWIALKFMGHPLGFGEILVIESLVFALRTIAFIVPWAAGVQEGGYIAIGAMFGLTPEVALGLSLLKRARELLTGVPVLLVWQAIEARRLLRSPRNVEGR; this is translated from the coding sequence ATGTCTGATGAGACTGGTCAAAAGCGCGTCGCACGGTCGGGCCGCGTGAAAACCGGCGTCGCGCTCTGCGCTCTTGCAGGCATCGCGCTGGCGATCGTGCTCGTCGTTTATTTCGGAACCGCCGAAGTCGGAGATGCTTTTCTCGCGGCCGGATGGCAGGGGCTCGCCGCGATGACCGGGCTCTATCTCGCCTCTGTCACGCTCTGCGCCTTCGCCTGGCAGGTTCTCGCGGTCACGCCGCCAGGCAATGCCGTCGCCGTGTTTCATTGGGCGCGCCTTCTGCGCGACAGCGTCGCCAACATCCTCGCAATCATTCCCGGCGCCGGCGAAGCTATCGCCGCGCGCGAGCTGACCGTCTCGGGCATGAAGTCGGGCGCGGCAATTGCGACAACCGTCATCGACGTCACGATGGAAATCGTCAGCCAGCTGTTTTTTACGTTGCTCGGCCTCGGATTTCTCGCCTGGATCCGCCCGGGCGAACCTCTCGCGTGGTGGGCGCTGGCTGGCCTCGCGATATCGGCTGTCGCGATGGCAGGCTTCGTCGCCGCCCAGCGCAGCGGCCTGTTCCAGTTCCTGCAGTCGCTCCCCGACAAGCTCGGCCTGACGGCTCCCTGGAGCGCCGACGATCAATCGCAGAACATCCACGCCGCCATGGAAGACATCTACCGGCAGCCAAGCCGCCCGATCATTTCGACGATCCTGCATCTCGTCGCGTGGATCGTCGGCGCGGCGGAGGCGTGGATCGCCCTGAAGTTCATGGGCCACCCGCTCGGCTTCGGCGAAATCCTGGTGATCGAAAGCCTCGTCTTCGCGCTCCGCACGATCGCATTCATCGTGCCCTGGGCCGCGGGCGTTCAGGAAGGCGGTTACATCGCCATCGGCGCGATGTTTGGCTTGACGCCCGAAGTCGCCCTCGGACTGTCGCTGCTGAAACGCGCGCGCGAGCTGTTGACGGGCGTGCCGGTTCTTCTCGTCTGGCAGGCGATCGAAGCACGGCGCCTGCTCAGATCGCCGCGCAACGTCGAAGGCCGCTAA
- a CDS encoding DUF1289 domain-containing protein: MARHSPCVGICKLDPATGFCIGCARTGGEIADWMAMDDDRRDDVWRQLPERLANLAIRVHLLPWTPAEIAIWTCEQISERQGTWVTGVPGAVAEFPCTPDRRIGIDTGDGSLIARADDSTFRLRVNERLRAFAFTDGGPIVLAMPRARANMTEHTTVQDLGADTDAISTAHRSDRLFDFGIGRKNARFCVRTGDSGLAERLTSQIGRSWSDLIADIGPDIIAASPHRVVESAAVRIEVYTPIPRPDQKSASGAHTHLLPEFLKTGEEIPASLALPAFAMPVAIFYPTPVTA, translated from the coding sequence TTGGCACGGCACTCGCCTTGCGTAGGCATCTGTAAACTCGATCCCGCTACCGGCTTTTGTATTGGTTGCGCGCGTACGGGCGGCGAAATCGCCGACTGGATGGCGATGGACGATGACCGGCGCGATGACGTCTGGCGTCAGCTGCCGGAGCGCCTCGCCAATCTCGCAATCCGCGTGCACCTCCTGCCCTGGACGCCCGCCGAAATCGCAATCTGGACCTGTGAGCAGATCTCGGAACGACAGGGCACATGGGTCACCGGCGTCCCGGGCGCCGTCGCCGAGTTTCCGTGCACGCCGGATCGCCGCATCGGCATCGACACCGGCGACGGATCGCTGATCGCGCGCGCCGACGATTCCACATTTCGTCTGCGCGTCAACGAGCGGCTTCGCGCCTTCGCCTTCACCGACGGTGGACCGATCGTGCTCGCCATGCCGCGCGCGCGAGCAAACATGACGGAACACACGACCGTTCAGGATCTCGGAGCCGATACCGACGCGATAAGCACCGCGCATCGGAGCGACCGCCTGTTCGACTTCGGGATCGGCCGCAAGAACGCGCGCTTCTGCGTACGTACCGGCGACAGTGGGCTCGCCGAACGCCTCACAAGCCAGATCGGCCGGTCCTGGTCCGATCTCATTGCCGATATCGGGCCGGACATAATCGCCGCGAGCCCGCACCGCGTCGTCGAATCAGCGGCGGTACGTATCGAAGTTTACACGCCGATTCCGAGACCGGATCAGAAGTCTGCTTCCGGCGCGCATACTCATTTGCTCCCGGAATTCCTCAAAACGGGCGAAGAAATTCCGGCGAGTCTGGCGCTGCCCGCCTTTGCGATGCCGGTCGCGATTTTCTATCCCACGCCGGTCACAGCTTAG
- a CDS encoding glycosyltransferase → MTYAAGMGYWDALAPAIVLLLIALAILPWVNRNNTTVRVIAITVCLFLGWRYMLWRIFETIPSPENPIDFLTGLTFTAVEAIAMLGATASQIFLTRTRNRTAEADANVKRLLAKPQVPKIDVLICTYNEGEDILDRTIIGALNINYPNFRIWVCDDGRRSWLKELCDRRGIGYLTRPDNAHAKAGNINAALKNLAALDEKPDFISILDADFIPLPDFLTRAVSLALDPDVGVVQTPQHFFNPDPIQSNLAVTKVWPDEQRFFFDIVMASKDAWNAAFCCGTSSVIRFDALQSIGGFPTDSVTEDYLVSLRLREKGFRTVYLNEILSLGLAPEGLAEYTTQRARWSLGFVQICRGHSGPLKWGNGLPFVDRIMLCETFLHWSATHLFRVLGIIVPALYLILDIQAVHANVIDAIWYLAPFIVVQSAIYVWLTEGRVLPLMTDLYQMLCASEVLKSVWSGLLRPNGQKFKVTAKGGDRSKQFIQWPLLRIFGALLFLTAFGIANAFIFDQSRPLAESSAIAFFWSWYNLVLLTLCCYVCTEQQQRRTGDRFDVRVPVKLTVNGEQRDYFASDLSVSGMHLIGDLPVPVGTPVKISFADISLEAHIRRTTQTGFGLQFEATDKAKMSVLRYIFSSPRGVTSGNIKPHLLARAVAARVFR, encoded by the coding sequence ATGACGTATGCAGCCGGCATGGGCTATTGGGATGCGCTCGCACCTGCGATCGTATTGCTGCTGATTGCGCTCGCAATCCTCCCATGGGTCAATCGCAACAACACGACGGTGCGTGTGATTGCGATCACCGTCTGCCTGTTCCTCGGCTGGCGCTACATGCTGTGGCGCATTTTCGAGACCATTCCCTCGCCTGAAAACCCAATCGACTTTCTGACCGGCCTGACGTTCACCGCCGTCGAAGCGATCGCGATGCTCGGCGCCACGGCCTCTCAAATCTTCCTGACTCGCACGCGCAATCGGACAGCCGAAGCCGATGCGAATGTAAAGCGGCTTCTCGCCAAGCCGCAGGTGCCGAAGATCGACGTGCTGATCTGCACCTATAACGAAGGCGAAGATATTCTCGACCGAACGATCATCGGCGCGCTCAACATCAACTATCCGAACTTCCGCATCTGGGTTTGCGATGATGGCCGCCGCAGCTGGCTCAAGGAATTATGTGACCGACGCGGCATTGGCTATCTGACGCGTCCCGACAATGCGCATGCGAAGGCCGGAAACATCAACGCCGCTTTGAAGAACCTTGCGGCGCTCGACGAGAAACCGGATTTCATCTCCATTCTCGATGCCGACTTTATTCCGCTGCCGGATTTCCTGACGCGCGCCGTTTCGCTGGCACTCGATCCCGACGTCGGCGTCGTGCAGACGCCGCAGCACTTTTTCAACCCCGATCCGATCCAAAGCAATCTCGCGGTAACGAAAGTCTGGCCGGACGAGCAGCGCTTCTTCTTCGACATCGTCATGGCATCGAAGGATGCCTGGAACGCCGCCTTCTGCTGCGGAACCTCGTCCGTCATTCGCTTCGACGCCTTGCAGAGCATCGGCGGCTTTCCGACCGACTCCGTGACCGAGGACTATCTCGTCTCTCTGCGGCTCAGGGAAAAAGGCTTCCGCACCGTTTATCTGAACGAGATCCTGTCTCTCGGCCTCGCGCCCGAAGGGCTCGCCGAATACACCACCCAGCGCGCGCGATGGTCGCTCGGCTTCGTGCAGATCTGCCGCGGCCATAGCGGCCCGCTGAAATGGGGCAACGGCCTGCCGTTCGTCGATCGCATCATGCTTTGCGAGACCTTCCTTCATTGGTCGGCAACGCATCTCTTCCGCGTCCTCGGCATTATCGTCCCGGCGCTGTATCTCATTCTCGATATCCAGGCCGTGCACGCCAACGTCATCGACGCGATCTGGTATCTGGCGCCCTTCATCGTCGTCCAATCCGCCATCTATGTCTGGCTGACGGAAGGGCGCGTGCTGCCTCTGATGACCGATCTCTATCAGATGCTCTGCGCTTCCGAAGTTCTGAAATCCGTCTGGTCCGGATTGCTGCGCCCCAACGGTCAGAAATTCAAAGTGACGGCAAAAGGCGGCGACCGCAGCAAGCAATTCATCCAGTGGCCGCTTCTGCGCATCTTCGGAGCGCTGCTGTTCCTGACCGCATTCGGCATCGCCAATGCATTCATCTTCGATCAGAGCCGGCCGCTCGCGGAGTCGAGCGCGATCGCGTTTTTCTGGAGCTGGTACAATCTCGTCCTTCTGACGTTGTGCTGCTACGTCTGCACCGAGCAGCAACAGCGCCGTACGGGAGACCGCTTTGACGTGCGCGTTCCCGTGAAGCTTACCGTCAACGGCGAGCAGCGCGACTATTTCGCGTCCGATCTTTCCGTCAGCGGCATGCATCTGATTGGCGATCTGCCGGTTCCAGTCGGAACACCGGTGAAGATCAGCTTCGCCGACATCTCGCTCGAAGCCCACATCCGGCGAACGACGCAAACAGGCTTCGGCCTGCAGTTCGAGGCAACCGACAAAGCCAAGATGAGCGTGTTGCGCTACATCTTCTCGTCGCCTCGCGGTGTGACGAGCGGCAACATCAAGCCGCATCTGCTCGCACGCGCTGTCGCTGCGCGCGTATTCCGCTAG
- the hpnI gene encoding bacteriohopanetetrol glucosamine biosynthesis glycosyltransferase HpnI yields the protein MPFIVFSIWQFAGIALGVAGLAYLILAVRAVSRFRERAVFGAEPRPGVSVLKPVYGTSPQLYESLRSFCLQDYPKYEVIFGAHTADDPAIEVVNRLIAENPGLDLRLVVDETLAGPNRKAANLANIARTAKYDLFVLADSDVRVDPDCVASMAAPFDDKTVGAVASIYKGWPADNTPSRFGALYLNDWFVPSVTVDVDLRGIDFVFGAMSAVRREALDAIGGFDMLAGCLAEDFSMGRFVARRGWRVVLSPYACDTVVAEPSFASMFQHEVRWHRSERACRPFDQFMAVVTWPLALLLILLLPQPSIVGLSIIGAHVTLRIILHYLVRRNFRIATPPEPWLVPLRECVCFFAWVAGMFGNNIKWGKETFSIRAYRKLMAAENAAHAAAATGPSISKASHDV from the coding sequence ATGCCGTTCATCGTCTTTTCCATCTGGCAGTTCGCGGGCATTGCCCTCGGCGTCGCCGGATTGGCCTACCTGATCCTGGCGGTGCGCGCCGTATCGCGCTTCCGCGAGCGCGCGGTTTTTGGCGCCGAACCACGCCCCGGCGTTTCCGTTTTGAAGCCGGTCTACGGCACTAGCCCGCAACTCTATGAAAGCCTGCGCTCGTTCTGTCTGCAGGATTATCCGAAGTACGAGGTTATCTTCGGCGCGCACACGGCCGACGATCCGGCGATCGAGGTCGTCAATCGGCTGATCGCAGAAAACCCCGGCCTCGATCTCCGCCTCGTCGTCGATGAAACGCTCGCCGGACCGAACCGCAAGGCGGCGAACCTCGCCAACATCGCGCGAACGGCGAAGTACGACCTTTTCGTCCTCGCCGACAGCGACGTGCGCGTCGACCCGGACTGCGTCGCCTCGATGGCCGCGCCGTTCGACGACAAAACCGTCGGCGCCGTCGCCTCGATCTACAAGGGCTGGCCCGCCGACAACACGCCCTCACGCTTCGGTGCGCTTTACCTCAACGATTGGTTCGTGCCCTCGGTCACCGTCGACGTCGATCTGCGCGGCATCGACTTTGTCTTCGGAGCCATGAGCGCCGTGCGCCGCGAAGCGCTCGACGCGATCGGCGGATTTGACATGCTCGCCGGATGCCTCGCCGAGGATTTCTCGATGGGCCGCTTCGTCGCGCGCCGCGGCTGGCGCGTCGTGCTCTCACCCTATGCCTGCGATACCGTCGTCGCGGAACCGAGTTTCGCGTCCATGTTTCAGCACGAAGTGCGCTGGCACCGCTCGGAACGCGCCTGCCGCCCGTTCGATCAGTTCATGGCCGTCGTCACGTGGCCGCTCGCGCTGCTGCTGATCTTGTTACTGCCGCAACCGAGCATCGTCGGGCTGTCGATCATCGGCGCGCATGTCACGCTCAGGATCATTCTGCATTACCTCGTGCGCCGGAACTTCCGCATCGCCACGCCACCCGAGCCGTGGCTCGTGCCTCTGCGCGAATGCGTCTGTTTTTTCGCCTGGGTCGCAGGCATGTTCGGAAACAACATCAAATGGGGCAAGGAAACCTTCAGCATCCGCGCTTATCGCAAGCTGATGGCCGCCGAAAATGCGGCGCACGCCGCGGCGGCAACCGGCCCCTCCATCTCGAAAGCGTCGCACGATGTCTGA
- the hpnK gene encoding hopanoid biosynthesis-associated protein HpnK → MKKLIVTADDFGLSLPVNEAVDLAHQHGILTAASLMMGAPARDDAIERARKLPRLGVGLHLTLVDSCPVLPPTEVPGLVGQDGRFSTDPVKFGTALFFSKDLRRQAEAEITAQFEAFRKTGLTMDHINGHQHFHMHPAISKIIARLAKDFGNPPVRIPVEPLFPSYTATSDRFRDRLSGWVFFYAQSRLLRRRVRAAGLGVNDRVFGLNDSGAMTETRVLQFLDKLPNGTTEFYFHPATRRWPGVDNLPDDYRPMEEFAALTSLNVKGKANALGITLVPFREAVRRA, encoded by the coding sequence TTGAAGAAACTCATTGTGACGGCCGACGACTTCGGCCTCTCGCTGCCGGTCAATGAAGCCGTCGATCTGGCGCATCAGCATGGCATTCTGACAGCAGCAAGCCTGATGATGGGAGCACCGGCCCGCGACGACGCCATTGAACGCGCGCGCAAGCTGCCGCGTCTCGGCGTCGGACTTCATCTCACGCTCGTCGACAGCTGCCCCGTTCTTCCGCCGACCGAAGTGCCGGGCCTCGTCGGACAGGACGGACGCTTTTCGACAGATCCCGTCAAATTCGGAACCGCGCTGTTTTTCTCGAAAGATCTTCGCCGTCAGGCCGAAGCGGAGATCACCGCGCAGTTCGAGGCCTTCCGCAAGACCGGCCTCACGATGGACCACATCAACGGCCACCAGCATTTCCACATGCATCCGGCGATCTCGAAAATCATCGCCAGGCTCGCCAAGGATTTCGGCAACCCGCCCGTGCGCATTCCGGTCGAGCCTCTGTTTCCGTCCTACACGGCAACGTCGGATCGTTTTCGCGACCGCTTGTCCGGATGGGTGTTCTTCTACGCCCAATCGCGGCTTCTGCGGCGGCGCGTGCGCGCGGCAGGCCTCGGCGTCAACGATCGCGTCTTCGGCCTGAACGACAGCGGCGCGATGACCGAAACGCGCGTTCTCCAGTTTCTCGACAAACTCCCGAACGGAACGACGGAGTTCTACTTTCATCCCGCCACGCGCCGTTGGCCGGGCGTCGACAACCTGCCCGACGATTACCGCCCGATGGAGGAATTCGCTGCCCTGACGAGCCTCAACGTCAAAGGCAAGGCCAACGCGCTCGGCATCACGCTCGTCCCGTTCCGCGAGGCCGTTCGCCGCGCTTGA
- a CDS encoding CbtA family protein gives MMGQLLLRGMLAGLFAALLAFGFAKIVGEPQVDRAIAFEEAHVAAEQQARAASGATAEAEEPELVSREVQAGLGLLTGIAMFGTALGGLFALAFAFASGRLLKFPPRTTAIVIAAVGFLALYVVPYLKYPANPPAVGADDTIGYRTQLYFTMMVFSAAALAVAVALGRALSSSLGSWNATIAGALAYIVLVTIAGYALPTLNEVPNDFPADLLWKFRTASFAIQGILWATIGLALGAMVDRSQTRTAY, from the coding sequence ATCATGGGACAGTTATTGCTCCGCGGCATGCTCGCGGGCCTTTTTGCTGCGCTTCTGGCATTCGGCTTCGCGAAGATCGTGGGCGAGCCACAGGTCGATCGCGCCATTGCATTCGAAGAAGCACACGTCGCCGCTGAACAACAGGCGCGTGCCGCCAGCGGCGCTACCGCAGAGGCGGAAGAACCTGAACTCGTCAGCCGCGAAGTTCAGGCAGGGTTGGGACTGCTCACGGGCATCGCGATGTTCGGTACCGCTTTGGGTGGACTTTTCGCACTAGCCTTCGCATTCGCGAGCGGCAGGCTGCTGAAGTTCCCGCCGCGCACGACGGCCATCGTCATCGCCGCGGTTGGATTTCTAGCGCTCTACGTCGTGCCCTATCTCAAGTACCCAGCAAACCCACCTGCTGTCGGTGCCGACGATACCATCGGCTATCGCACGCAGCTCTACTTCACGATGATGGTGTTTTCCGCGGCAGCCCTTGCCGTTGCCGTAGCTCTCGGACGCGCGCTCTCTTCGAGCCTGGGCTCGTGGAACGCGACGATCGCGGGCGCGCTGGCGTACATCGTCCTTGTCACGATTGCCGGCTACGCTCTTCCGACCCTCAACGAAGTCCCGAACGACTTCCCGGCCGATCTCCTCTGGAAATTCCGCACCGCCTCTTTCGCGATCCAGGGCATCCTCTGGGCGACGATTGGGCTGGCTCTTGGAGCTATGGTCGATCGAAGCCAGACGCGAACGGCATACTGA
- a CDS encoding histidine phosphatase family protein, with the protein MIQRLTLISHAPTAATRAAAFPLDEGIDEKARRDTSALSGDLPQFLTAWTSPARRAVETAAALNVDAKIEPLIRDMDLGRWAGRTFADVEASEPEAMVGWLTDTAASPHGGESVEALLARVANWLRAAPERQGRSVAVTHPAVIRAAVVVALEANPVSFWRIDIAPLGIVELGSNGKRWTLKSLNG; encoded by the coding sequence ATGATCCAGCGGCTGACGCTCATTTCACATGCTCCGACGGCTGCAACGCGTGCGGCGGCGTTCCCTTTGGATGAGGGCATCGACGAGAAGGCGCGGCGCGATACATCCGCGCTTTCCGGCGATTTGCCGCAGTTCTTAACAGCCTGGACCAGCCCGGCGCGGCGAGCGGTCGAAACGGCGGCGGCGCTCAATGTCGATGCCAAGATCGAGCCTCTCATTCGGGACATGGACCTTGGTCGATGGGCGGGGCGGACGTTCGCCGATGTCGAAGCGTCGGAGCCGGAGGCGATGGTCGGCTGGCTCACGGATACGGCAGCGAGCCCGCACGGCGGCGAGTCGGTCGAGGCGCTTCTGGCGCGCGTCGCGAACTGGTTGAGGGCGGCGCCGGAGCGCCAGGGCCGGAGCGTCGCCGTAACGCATCCCGCTGTCATCCGCGCGGCCGTCGTCGTCGCGCTCGAGGCGAACCCGGTATCGTTCTGGCGCATCGACATCGCGCCGCTCGGCATCGTCGAGCTTGGCTCGAACGGCAAGCGTTGGACGCTGAAGTCCCTCAACGGGTGA
- a CDS encoding CbtB domain-containing protein → MAYSSVIQDTVATPIPVREILPWAIFGGLLFLLAMYFIGVEEGAMAIFNGMYVHEFVHDGRHLLGFPCH, encoded by the coding sequence ATGGCATATTCTTCCGTCATCCAAGACACCGTTGCAACACCCATTCCGGTCCGTGAGATTCTGCCCTGGGCAATCTTCGGCGGACTGCTGTTCCTTCTCGCGATGTATTTCATCGGCGTCGAGGAAGGCGCGATGGCGATCTTCAATGGCATGTACGTGCACGAATTCGTTCACGACGGTCGCCACCTTCTCGGCTTCCCCTGCCACTGA
- a CDS encoding HlyD family secretion protein, with translation MKYSLHRAPRLRQTAQSQSIDNAQAEEAADADFNAKMQLSFLESAIQDWKAQRATDNDKTEKASIDAPEADAAPKSSWRTPLSKIKPSTLAKSALALAVALVLGWAPAVRLLATTSAEAIVNARVITLRAPIEGDVTMAAAATDIGSTFHNNEEILTIRNRRADYSHLDSLRRERDQLGTAISALEAKKQLLEQNLVELSEQQENFRVGRITQLDQRIREIDADLAATEAQHDMALQTLTRASALRKTDAVSQAYLDKALQDERVTKNTIQSLTERRKGSMVELEAARKFIFIGDSYNDTPQSAQRKMEVALELADVRARLEGSKAELAVLMTRIDAETRRNEELSSASIRSTVNGRVWEILTAPGEHVNAGQDLMRLLDCGSAMVTASVSETTYQKLRIGQNATFQPRGGGKELNGRIVGLNGLAAVSSNSAIQQSMLAREPYHVTLSFPGLSEGAECQIGRSGLVKFDTSSPGAVASAD, from the coding sequence ATGAAATATTCTCTCCATCGCGCACCCCGGCTACGTCAGACGGCGCAGAGCCAGTCGATCGACAATGCACAGGCGGAAGAGGCAGCCGACGCCGACTTCAACGCCAAGATGCAGCTCTCGTTTCTCGAGTCCGCGATCCAGGATTGGAAAGCTCAGCGCGCGACGGACAACGACAAAACCGAAAAGGCTTCCATCGACGCACCCGAAGCTGACGCTGCTCCGAAATCCTCGTGGCGGACTCCTCTTTCGAAAATCAAGCCGTCCACGCTTGCCAAGTCCGCGTTGGCGCTTGCTGTGGCGCTGGTATTGGGCTGGGCGCCTGCCGTCCGTCTCCTCGCCACGACGAGCGCCGAAGCCATCGTCAACGCCCGGGTAATCACACTGCGCGCGCCGATCGAGGGCGATGTGACGATGGCCGCCGCCGCCACCGACATCGGCAGCACGTTCCACAACAACGAAGAAATTCTGACGATCCGCAACCGCCGTGCCGACTATTCGCATCTCGACAGCCTGCGCCGCGAGCGCGACCAGCTCGGAACCGCCATCTCGGCACTTGAAGCCAAGAAGCAGCTCCTTGAGCAAAACCTCGTCGAGCTCAGCGAGCAACAGGAGAATTTCCGCGTCGGACGCATCACGCAGCTCGATCAGCGCATCCGAGAAATCGACGCTGACCTGGCCGCCACCGAAGCGCAACACGACATGGCGTTGCAGACATTGACCCGCGCCAGCGCACTGAGAAAAACGGATGCCGTCAGCCAGGCTTATCTCGATAAGGCGCTGCAGGACGAACGCGTGACCAAAAACACGATCCAGAGCCTCACCGAACGGCGCAAAGGATCGATGGTCGAGCTCGAGGCCGCACGCAAGTTCATCTTCATCGGCGACAGCTACAACGACACACCGCAATCCGCGCAGCGCAAGATGGAAGTCGCGCTGGAATTGGCCGACGTTCGCGCCCGCCTCGAAGGCAGCAAGGCGGAGCTGGCCGTCCTCATGACACGCATCGACGCGGAAACGCGGCGAAACGAAGAGCTGTCTTCCGCCTCGATCCGCTCGACCGTCAACGGCCGCGTCTGGGAAATTCTCACCGCGCCGGGCGAACACGTCAACGCCGGCCAGGACCTCATGCGCCTGCTCGACTGCGGCAGTGCCATGGTCACCGCGAGCGTCAGCGAGACGACCTACCAGAAACTCCGCATCGGCCAGAACGCAACCTTCCAGCCGCGCGGCGGCGGCAAGGAATTGAACGGTCGCATCGTCGGCCTCAACGGTTTGGCGGCGGTGTCCTCGAACAGCGCCATCCAGCAGAGCATGCTGGCGCGCGAGCCCTACCACGTCACCTTGAGTTTCCCCGGCCTGTCCGAGGGCGCCGAATGTCAAATCGGCCGCTCGGGCCTCGTCAAGTTCGACACGTCGTCTCCTGGTGCCGTGGCTTCAGCTGACTGA
- a CDS encoding MFS transporter, with protein sequence MSSETTGSAQFGQRPLSLGLILTMAVACGVAVANIYYNQPMLGVIKREFSDSWWVGLIPTATQIGYGLGLFLLVPLGDLMDRRRLIVAQFVILGLASYAASLAPNAAALVGASLIVGACASVAQQIIPFAASLASPERRGSTIGMVMAGLLCGILLSRLLSGVVATYAGWREMFQLGLPMSVAGAIAMAIALPRNYPHSGIRYTAALRSLLHLWTSEPKLRRASLMQAAAFGSFSAFWTVLALHLEEPHFNLGADAAGLFGVVGAAGVIAAPLAGRLADTRGSGLVLRLGAGLVVLSWLLFAAWDQLAGLVAGVIIMDLGAQSTMISNQHVIYDLHPDARSRLNTVFMTTMFAGGAFGSIGGIIAWDNGGWLAVCGFGAVLALTALAVQSFSRDGVRDAH encoded by the coding sequence ATGAGCAGCGAAACGACGGGATCCGCTCAGTTTGGTCAACGGCCTTTGAGCCTCGGATTGATTTTGACGATGGCCGTCGCCTGTGGCGTCGCCGTTGCGAATATTTACTACAACCAGCCGATGCTCGGCGTCATCAAGCGGGAGTTCTCCGACTCATGGTGGGTTGGGCTCATCCCAACCGCGACGCAGATCGGCTACGGGCTCGGGCTTTTTTTGCTCGTGCCGCTCGGTGATCTCATGGATCGCCGACGACTGATCGTTGCACAGTTCGTCATTCTCGGGCTGGCGTCGTATGCGGCGTCGCTAGCGCCGAATGCTGCGGCGCTGGTCGGCGCGTCGCTGATCGTCGGCGCATGTGCGTCGGTGGCGCAGCAGATCATTCCGTTCGCGGCATCGCTGGCCTCTCCTGAGAGACGCGGCAGCACGATCGGCATGGTGATGGCGGGTTTGCTGTGCGGAATTCTGCTCAGCCGGCTGCTGTCGGGCGTTGTCGCGACCTATGCCGGTTGGCGCGAGATGTTTCAGCTGGGGTTGCCGATGTCTGTCGCGGGAGCGATCGCCATGGCGATTGCCTTGCCGCGAAATTATCCGCACTCGGGCATCAGATATACGGCGGCGCTCAGATCGCTGCTGCATCTCTGGACCTCGGAGCCGAAGCTGCGGCGGGCGAGCTTGATGCAGGCTGCGGCGTTCGGATCTTTTTCCGCCTTCTGGACCGTTCTCGCGCTGCATCTCGAAGAGCCGCATTTCAATCTCGGTGCCGATGCGGCCGGATTATTCGGAGTGGTTGGCGCGGCCGGCGTTATTGCTGCGCCGCTCGCCGGACGTCTGGCGGACACGCGCGGAAGCGGGCTCGTGCTTCGTCTCGGAGCGGGGCTTGTCGTCCTATCGTGGCTGCTCTTCGCCGCGTGGGATCAACTCGCCGGATTGGTGGCGGGCGTGATCATCATGGATCTCGGTGCGCAGAGCACGATGATTTCAAATCAGCACGTGATCTACGACCTTCATCCGGACGCGCGTAGCCGGCTCAACACCGTCTTCATGACCACGATGTTTGCCGGTGGCGCTTTCGGTTCCATCGGCGGGATCATTGCGTGGGATAACGGCGGCTGGCTCGCGGTCTGCGGCTTCGGCGCGGTGCTCGCGCTCACGGCCCTCGCGGTGCAATCGTTCAGTCGCGACGGTGTGCGCGACGCGCACTAG